Within Archangium lipolyticum, the genomic segment CGCCTTGGGGTATTGGAAGCCTTCAAGCAGGAATCTTCACCATGCCCAGGTCTCCCGACATCCAAGAGCCCGACGCCCGACTCGTTTTCGACTCGGGAGGCTTTCGCTATGAGCTTTACCGCACCCTTGTGAAGCACAGGGATTATGACACGCTGTTGGTCGTATGGCGGCAAACTGTCGGCGGTGGCCCGCGCGCTCAAGTTCTCCTCAAGCCTTTGGATGCGCCGCACGAGCGCGACAGACACGCGCGAGCACGGGAGGAAGTAAATCTCGCCATGTTCCTGCGCCATCCCAACATTGCCGAAGTGTACGGGTTGGCCACGCGCGAGGGAGTTGATTACGTCGTCAGTGAGCATATGCGCGGCTGCTTTCTACTCACCGTCATGGATGCGGCGATGATCGCAGGGCGCAAATTGTCGTCTGCCTTTGCGGTATCCGTCGCGGCTGACGTGGCGGATGCGCTCGATTACGCGCACGGACGCGAGGACGACACAGGCCGGAAGCTTCACATCATTCACCGGGCCGTGGGACCGCTGAGAATTCGCCTGGGTTTCAACGGTCGTGTCAAACTCACCAATTTTGGCAGTGCCTACTCGGAACTAAGACACCGCCTGCCTACTCCTCTCGGTGTCCTTCGTGGCGATCCGGCTTACATCGCCCCGGAAGTCCTGCGCGCCGCAGTCGCATCGAGAGACAAACTCCTGCGCTCCGTTGTCGAGCCATCTACCGATCCCCTCCCTACAAAGGAAATCGACGGGAGGGCGGACGTTTTTTCTCTCGGGCTCGTGTTGCTCGAAATGCTCACGGGCGAGTACCCACTAGATCCCCTCGCAACTCTCGCGCCCCAGCTTCCCTCACGCTTTCCACCCAATATCGTTTCCGAGAGGCCGACGTGGATAAGTCTTGAGGTGCTAGCCAATCGCGTTTTGCGCTTTGGCCCAGCAGAGGTGGAACGTGCCGCTTCTGAATTGCCCACACGTCTGCAAGCCATCCTCACGCGGGCCCTACATCCCAACCCCGCAGAGCGTTTCGAGTCTGCCTCCGAGATGCGCAATCAACTCCGCCTTTTTCTGCTCAACTTGACGGAACCCTATACCGTCATCGAGAGAGCATCCGAATTGAAAGCGGTACTCCAGGAAGCGTCGCGCCGCTGGTCGTCGTCGTCCATGGAGCTTATCGAGCGAGGTGTCTTGCCCCTGCGTCCGGACATGATGGACGGCAACCCTTCGGAGTGAGGCGCCCATGTCCGCCCAAGTAGAGGCAGAGCCGAAATTGTCTGTGCGGATTGGCGCCGCTGCGAGGGAAGCGCGTAAGCGGGCCAAGTTGACACAGGAAGACGTGGCCGAACGTCTTGGACTTGCCCCCGAGGTTTACGGGCGTATGGAACGAGGCGTCATCATGCCCAGCGTTCCGACATTGAAGAAGATTTGCCAAGCTCTCGGGGTTGCAGCTAGCAGCCTATTGGCGGTTGAAACGATGAAGCCGCCTGCGCGTTCGGCATCACGACAGGCCAAACAGGAAGACTCGCCGGAGATCCGGAAGTTGTTGCGCCGGTTGCGGACGCTGAGCAAACCCCAGCTTGACGCCATCCGGATTGTGGCAAACCTCATGCGGACAGAGAGCGCGAAACGAGGCCCTCGCAGGCCCACTCAACGCAAGTCGAAATCTGCTAAACGTGCCCCGCATGGAAAGTGACCTACTACAGAAGACGATAGGCGAGGTGGCACGAGCCGCACGGGAAGGGCTCGGGCTAACTCAGGCCCAAGTGGCGCGCCAAGTCGGGCTCACTCCGCCCGTATATGGCCGCGTAGAGCGCGGCGGGATGATGCCTTCCGTTCCTGTGCTTCGGGCGATTGCCGTTGCGCTGGGCGTCCCAACGGATGCGCTGCTTGACGTGTCCAGCTCGGAAGTCCCCACCACACACAAGGACCTGTCGCCCGAGACTCGGAAGGTTGTGGGCCTGCTGCGCACGTGGCCCGAGAAGAAGGTAGAGGTGGCGGGCGACGTGCTGCGGGCAATGGATGTCCTGACGGTGCCCGACGCGACTTAGGGTCGCTAGGCGCTGCGGGCTCTCGGTCGCCGGCACGCCTGTCGCGCTTCGCCCATGCTTTATCCCGGCGCCGCAGGTGAGCCGGAATGCTGGCCTTGAGCCCCGGAATGTCTGCCGGAGTCCCCGAGGCTCACGGGTTCTGCTACGCTCCGCGACTTCGGAGGTAGCGCGCTCTTGGTCTCAATGTTCAGGCATCCCGAACCGGGCGATGTGGTCGGGGACTATCGCCTTTTGAAGAAGTTGGGGGAAGGCAGCTTCGGCCTGGTCTTCAAGGCCGAGCGCGCGGGGCGCTTCTTCGCCGTGAAGTTTCTGCACGATGTTGCTTTGAGCGCGAGGGCTCGCCGGGAGGTTGCCATTCTCGCGGAGATGGAACACCCGTGCGTCGTTCGCTTTCATGGTTTCGACCGCTGGCCCGTGCCCATCATCGGAACGCCCTATATCGTCATGGACTTCGTGGATGGGTTGACGCTGGAGGACCACGCCAGCGAGCACAACCCATCAGCGCGAAAAGCTGCCCGCTTCATTTTTCAGATCGGGCTGACTCTCGGGGAAGTCCACCAGCGGGGAGTTTTTCACCGCGACTTGAAGCCACCTAATATTGTCATTGCGGGCAAGGCAGAGGTGCCCGTCTTGATCGACTTCGGTGTCGGCTGGCACGTCGGAGCGCCAGTCGCCACCGATGAAGGCTCGTTGCCCGGCACATTGGAGTTTCAAGCCCCGGAAGCTTTCCAGCGAATCGGGCGCTATGAGTGCCGCACGGGTGATGAACTATGGGCCCTGGGCGTGTGCTTTTACTGGCTGTTGACGGACA encodes:
- a CDS encoding serine/threonine-protein kinase encodes the protein MPRSPDIQEPDARLVFDSGGFRYELYRTLVKHRDYDTLLVVWRQTVGGGPRAQVLLKPLDAPHERDRHARAREEVNLAMFLRHPNIAEVYGLATREGVDYVVSEHMRGCFLLTVMDAAMIAGRKLSSAFAVSVAADVADALDYAHGREDDTGRKLHIIHRAVGPLRIRLGFNGRVKLTNFGSAYSELRHRLPTPLGVLRGDPAYIAPEVLRAAVASRDKLLRSVVEPSTDPLPTKEIDGRADVFSLGLVLLEMLTGEYPLDPLATLAPQLPSRFPPNIVSERPTWISLEVLANRVLRFGPAEVERAASELPTRLQAILTRALHPNPAERFESASEMRNQLRLFLLNLTEPYTVIERASELKAVLQEASRRWSSSSMELIERGVLPLRPDMMDGNPSE
- a CDS encoding helix-turn-helix domain-containing protein; the encoded protein is MESDLLQKTIGEVARAAREGLGLTQAQVARQVGLTPPVYGRVERGGMMPSVPVLRAIAVALGVPTDALLDVSSSEVPTTHKDLSPETRKVVGLLRTWPEKKVEVAGDVLRAMDVLTVPDAT
- a CDS encoding helix-turn-helix domain-containing protein, whose protein sequence is MSAQVEAEPKLSVRIGAAAREARKRAKLTQEDVAERLGLAPEVYGRMERGVIMPSVPTLKKICQALGVAASSLLAVETMKPPARSASRQAKQEDSPEIRKLLRRLRTLSKPQLDAIRIVANLMRTESAKRGPRRPTQRKSKSAKRAPHGK